A genome region from Thiohalophilus sp. includes the following:
- the arsB gene encoding ACR3 family arsenite efflux transporter translates to MGFFERYLTAWVFLCIVVGIGLGHFFTDTFQAIGAMEIARVNLPVAVLVWLMIIPMLLKVDLRALKGVTQHWRGVGVTLFVNWAVKPFSMALLGWLFIGWLFRDWLPADQIDSYIAGLIILAAAPCTAMVFVWSNLSDGEPHFTLSQVALNDVIMIVAFAPIVALLLGLSAITVPWETLLLSVLVYIVIPLIIANLWRSWLLNHEHGYLRLQRVLNIMHPVSLVALLATLVLLFGFQGEQILAQPLIIALLAVPILIQVFFNSGLAYLLNRAVRSPHCVAGPSALIGASNFFELAVATAIALFGFQSGAALATVVGVLIEVPVMLLVVNVVNRSRHWYESREGVVPHEQCCPADLHTHGGH, encoded by the coding sequence ATGGGTTTTTTCGAACGCTATCTGACCGCCTGGGTGTTTCTGTGTATTGTGGTCGGCATCGGTCTGGGCCACTTTTTCACCGACACGTTTCAGGCGATTGGCGCCATGGAGATCGCCCGGGTCAACCTGCCGGTGGCGGTGCTGGTCTGGTTGATGATCATCCCCATGCTGTTGAAAGTCGATTTGCGAGCTCTCAAGGGCGTGACGCAACACTGGCGCGGCGTGGGCGTGACGTTGTTCGTCAACTGGGCGGTGAAGCCGTTTTCCATGGCCTTGCTCGGCTGGTTGTTCATCGGCTGGTTATTTCGTGACTGGCTGCCGGCGGATCAGATCGACAGTTATATTGCCGGGCTGATCATCCTGGCGGCGGCGCCCTGCACCGCCATGGTGTTTGTCTGGAGCAATCTTTCCGACGGCGAGCCGCACTTTACGCTGTCGCAGGTGGCGCTGAACGATGTGATCATGATCGTCGCCTTCGCGCCGATCGTCGCGCTGTTGCTCGGCCTGTCCGCGATTACGGTGCCGTGGGAGACATTGTTGTTGTCGGTGCTGGTCTATATCGTGATTCCGTTGATTATTGCCAACCTGTGGCGCAGCTGGCTGCTGAACCATGAACACGGCTATCTGCGCCTGCAGCGGGTGCTCAATATCATGCATCCGGTCTCACTTGTTGCATTGCTTGCAACACTGGTACTGCTGTTCGGTTTTCAGGGCGAACAGATTCTGGCGCAGCCGTTGATCATCGCGCTGCTGGCGGTGCCGATTTTGATTCAGGTGTTTTTCAATTCGGGGCTCGCCTATCTGCTCAACCGCGCGGTACGTTCACCTCACTGCGTGGCCGGGCCCTCGGCGTTGATCGGGGCGAGCAATTTCTTTGAACTGGCCGTGGCCACCGCGATTGCGTTATTCGGCTTCCAGTCGGGTGCCGCCCTGGCCACCGTGGTGGGCGTGTTGATCGAGGTACCGGTGATGTTGCTGGTGGTCAATGTGGTCAACCGCAGCCGCCACTGGTACGAGTCGCGCGAAGGGGTAGTCCCGCATGAGCAATGTTGCCCGGCCGACCTGCATACGCACGGAGGACACTGA
- a CDS encoding arsenite methyltransferase: protein MSDNNHDAIRSTVREAYASVAEGGSGCCSGDNGCGSQPESVASQRLGYSDEELDAAPDGADLGLGCGNPQAIAALQAGETVLDLGSGAGFDCFLAARAVGDSGRVIGVDMTPEMLAKARENARKGGYRNLDFRLGEIEHLPLADASVEVIISNCVINLSPDKAQVFREAYRVLRPGGRLAISDVVATAELPEAVRRDLALYTGCMAGASSIDELERTLREAGFEAVRIAPKDESREFIRDWAPGRGVEAYVASAVIEASKP, encoded by the coding sequence ATGTCAGACAACAATCATGATGCGATTCGCAGCACAGTACGCGAGGCCTACGCAAGTGTGGCGGAGGGCGGCAGCGGTTGCTGCAGCGGCGACAATGGCTGCGGTTCGCAGCCCGAGTCGGTTGCCTCCCAACGCCTCGGCTATTCGGACGAGGAGTTGGACGCGGCTCCCGACGGGGCCGACCTTGGGCTCGGTTGCGGCAATCCCCAGGCCATCGCCGCCTTGCAGGCCGGGGAGACGGTCCTGGATCTGGGCAGCGGGGCCGGTTTCGACTGTTTTCTCGCCGCCCGGGCCGTCGGCGACTCCGGCCGCGTGATCGGCGTGGACATGACACCGGAAATGCTGGCAAAGGCACGGGAAAATGCCCGCAAGGGTGGCTATCGCAACCTGGATTTCCGCCTCGGCGAGATCGAACATCTGCCGCTGGCTGACGCCAGTGTGGAGGTGATCATTTCCAACTGCGTGATCAATCTTTCGCCCGACAAGGCGCAGGTGTTCCGCGAAGCCTACCGTGTGCTCAGGCCGGGTGGGCGTCTGGCCATCAGTGATGTGGTGGCAACGGCGGAGCTGCCCGAGGCGGTACGTCGCGATCTGGCCCTGTACACCGGTTGCATGGCCGGTGCCTCGTCTATCGACGAGCTGGAGAGGACGCTGCGCGAGGCCGGCTTCGAAGCTGTTCGTATCGCGCCAAAAGACGAGAGCCGGGAGTTTATCCGTGATTGGGCACCGGGACGCGGTGTCGAGGCATATGTTGCTTCGGCGGTGATTGAAGCCAGCAAGCCTTGA
- a CDS encoding rhodanese-like domain-containing protein, translating to MRYTMTLLILILTTLSAGTVVHAAEPGLEKFITGFDYVTRKDMKIDSKELIKLLKEGKAQLIDIRFREENATWKVNPSLSIPLNELPQRLNEIDKSKIVVTACPHKDRAAIAMVYLRSKGIPARYLTDGLIGMMENLRGDNARDLVDALATHK from the coding sequence ATGCGTTACACGATGACACTGCTGATATTGATACTGACGACCCTGAGCGCCGGCACCGTGGTGCACGCCGCCGAGCCGGGCCTGGAGAAATTCATCACCGGGTTCGACTATGTCACGCGCAAGGATATGAAGATCGACAGTAAAGAGCTGATTAAATTATTGAAAGAAGGCAAGGCGCAGTTGATCGACATCCGCTTCAGGGAGGAAAACGCGACCTGGAAGGTCAATCCCTCGCTCAGCATTCCGCTCAATGAGTTGCCGCAGCGGTTGAACGAGATCGACAAGAGCAAGATCGTCGTCACCGCCTGCCCGCACAAGGATCGCGCCGCCATCGCCATGGTGTATTTGCGTTCCAAAGGCATACCGGCCAGGTATCTCACCGACGGGCTGATCGGCATGATGGAGAACCTGCGCGGCGATAACGCCAGGGACCTGGTCGACGCGTTGGCCACGCACAAGTGA
- a CDS encoding OsmC family protein, which yields MLEYEITATRIDAHGSTVHCKDVELVIDTDLKGRADALNPAELLLAAVAACILKNMERVAPMIEFEYRGVTVRVHGVRQDSPPKMQRIDYTIEIDTEESDRRLELMHENIRKYGTVYNTVAPGTELSGTLQRASQ from the coding sequence ATGCTGGAATACGAAATCACCGCCACACGCATCGATGCCCACGGCAGCACGGTGCACTGCAAGGACGTCGAGCTGGTCATCGATACCGATCTCAAGGGCCGGGCCGATGCGTTGAATCCGGCCGAGTTGTTGCTGGCCGCCGTCGCCGCCTGCATCCTGAAGAACATGGAGCGCGTCGCGCCCATGATCGAGTTCGAATACCGGGGCGTGACCGTCAGGGTGCACGGCGTGCGTCAGGACTCGCCGCCGAAGATGCAACGCATCGACTACACGATCGAGATCGACACGGAGGAAAGCGACCGCCGACTCGAACTGATGCACGAGAACATCCGCAAATACGGTACCGTCTACAATACCGTGGCGCCGGGCACCGAACTGTCCGGCACGCTGCAACGCGCATCGCAATAA
- the arsC gene encoding arsenate reductase (thioredoxin): MNLLFLCTGNSCRSQIAEGWAKHLAPDGWSIESAGIEAHGKNPRAIAVMAEAGIDIAAQESTKLTSGMLERADYLVTVCGHADEHCPVVPADTRKEHWPLDDPAKATGSEDEIMSVFRATRDDIRQRVEELIQRLKAEQ, translated from the coding sequence ATGAATCTGTTGTTTCTGTGTACCGGCAATTCCTGCCGTTCCCAAATCGCCGAAGGCTGGGCGAAACACCTTGCGCCCGACGGGTGGTCCATCGAATCGGCCGGTATCGAGGCGCATGGCAAGAACCCGCGCGCCATCGCGGTCATGGCCGAGGCGGGGATCGATATAGCCGCGCAGGAATCCACCAAACTGACCTCGGGGATGCTGGAGCGTGCCGATTACCTGGTGACGGTCTGCGGCCACGCCGACGAACACTGCCCCGTTGTACCGGCCGATACGCGTAAGGAACACTGGCCGCTGGATGATCCGGCCAAAGCCACCGGCAGCGAGGATGAAATCATGTCGGTATTTCGCGCGACCCGTGACGATATTCGCCAGCGGGTCGAAGAACTGATTCAACGTCTCAAGGCGGAACAATGA
- a CDS encoding metalloregulator ArsR/SmtB family transcription factor, with protein sequence MSIDADTLFNALAHPLRLRALLLLQQEGELCVCELTHALGVSQPMISRHLAQLRQAGVVSDRRRGLWVYYRLHDALPEWAQQVLTATSEGIAGQGIYAADRAALAAMPDRPEIACCG encoded by the coding sequence ATGTCCATCGACGCCGACACCCTGTTCAACGCCCTGGCCCACCCCCTGCGGTTGCGCGCGCTTTTGCTGCTGCAGCAGGAAGGGGAGTTGTGCGTGTGCGAATTGACCCATGCCCTGGGCGTGTCGCAACCGATGATTTCACGCCACCTGGCCCAGTTGCGCCAGGCCGGAGTGGTCAGCGACCGCCGCCGGGGACTGTGGGTTTATTACCGGTTGCATGACGCCTTGCCCGAGTGGGCGCAACAGGTGTTGACGGCGACCAGCGAGGGGATTGCCGGGCAGGGGATTTATGCGGCGGATCGCGCGGCCCTGGCGGCCATGCCCGATCGTCCGGAGATTGCCTGCTGCGGCTGA
- a CDS encoding arsenate reductase ArsC, producing MNNPVRVLFVCDGGSARSRMAEGLLRAAAGDEFESCSAGIEAEAVPSEAGEVMNEIGIDIGTEPTPALNDFEEKQFDYVIALCDEANTACLSFSRDAHNLHWTCPDPTLRQGDREQQLAAWRVARDELKRQIDNWLTEVRQ from the coding sequence ATGAACAATCCCGTTCGCGTGTTATTCGTTTGTGACGGCGGCTCGGCCCGCTCGCGGATGGCCGAAGGCCTGTTGCGCGCCGCCGCCGGCGATGAGTTCGAGTCCTGCAGCGCGGGGATCGAAGCCGAAGCAGTCCCATCGGAGGCCGGGGAGGTGATGAACGAGATCGGTATTGATATCGGTACGGAACCGACGCCGGCGCTCAATGACTTCGAGGAGAAGCAGTTCGATTATGTGATCGCGTTGTGTGACGAGGCGAACACTGCCTGCCTGTCATTCTCGCGTGACGCTCATAATCTGCACTGGACCTGTCCCGATCCGACCCTGAGGCAGGGCGACCGGGAACAACAGCTGGCGGCCTGGCGCGTCGCGCGTGATGAGCTCAAACGTCAGATCGACAACTGGCTGACGGAAGTCAGGCAATAA
- a CDS encoding permease, with protein sequence MFNALADLIVYQWFGLSADSHAGAALHFFVMDTTKIFAMLMIIIYIMGLLRALLSPEKVRDYVRGKPKWMARSSAVGLGAVTPFCSCSSVPLFIGFVEAGVPLGVTFSFLIASPMINEVAVVILIGILGWELTLMYVAAGLTVAYVGGMIMERFKPERWVEDYVWKIQMGETAEVEADTTLAGRHRYAWSEVKEIVGRLWKWVVAGIAVGALFHGYVPEGWVTEHLGGKDNWLAVPGAVLLGVPLYSNATGVIPVAEAMLGKGVAIGTTLAFMMSIAALSLPEMIILRKVIRWPALALYAGVLAIAFMLVGWGFNLFAH encoded by the coding sequence ATGTTTAATGCACTTGCTGATTTGATTGTTTACCAATGGTTCGGCCTGAGTGCCGACAGCCATGCCGGTGCGGCGCTGCATTTTTTCGTCATGGATACGACGAAGATCTTCGCCATGCTGATGATCATCATCTATATCATGGGCCTGCTGCGCGCGCTACTGTCGCCGGAAAAGGTGCGTGACTACGTGCGTGGCAAGCCCAAATGGATGGCGCGTTCCTCGGCAGTGGGCCTGGGCGCGGTGACGCCGTTTTGTTCCTGCTCCTCGGTGCCGCTGTTTATCGGTTTCGTCGAGGCGGGTGTGCCCCTGGGGGTAACTTTCTCGTTTCTGATCGCCAGCCCGATGATCAACGAGGTCGCCGTGGTGATCCTGATCGGGATCCTTGGCTGGGAACTGACGCTGATGTATGTGGCGGCGGGGCTCACCGTGGCCTACGTCGGCGGCATGATCATGGAGCGCTTCAAACCCGAACGCTGGGTCGAAGACTACGTCTGGAAGATCCAGATGGGCGAGACGGCGGAGGTCGAGGCCGACACCACACTCGCGGGTCGTCATCGCTATGCATGGAGCGAGGTAAAAGAGATCGTCGGCCGCCTGTGGAAATGGGTGGTGGCAGGGATTGCCGTGGGCGCGCTGTTCCACGGTTACGTGCCCGAAGGCTGGGTCACCGAACATCTTGGCGGCAAGGACAACTGGCTGGCCGTGCCTGGCGCGGTGCTGCTGGGCGTGCCCTTGTATTCCAACGCCACCGGCGTGATCCCGGTGGCCGAGGCGATGCTCGGCAAGGGCGTGGCCATCGGTACCACTCTGGCCTTTATGATGAGTATTGCGGCGTTGTCGCTGCCGGAAATGATCATCCTGCGCAAGGTGATCCGGTGGCCGGCGCTGGCGCTGTATGCCGGCGTGCTGGCCATCGCTTTCATGCTGGTTGGCTGGGGCTTCAACCTGTTCGCACACTGA
- a CDS encoding sigma factor, which produces MGNHREIVVQFLRHRLASEADAEELAQKTFLRLFRCHTVS; this is translated from the coding sequence ATGGGAAACCACCGGGAAATTGTCGTACAGTTCCTGCGGCACCGCCTCGCCAGCGAGGCCGATGCCGAGGAACTGGCTCAGAAGACCTTTTTGCGTCTTTTTCGCTGCCATACCGTTTCATGA
- a CDS encoding thioredoxin family protein translates to MKNIKVLGTGCANCKRTLALIEDTAKAKGVEVELEKVEEIGAIMGYGVMSTPGVVIDGKVVHAGGVPDRKTVEGWLG, encoded by the coding sequence ATGAAAAATATCAAGGTACTCGGCACTGGCTGCGCCAACTGCAAGCGCACCCTGGCGCTGATCGAAGACACGGCCAAAGCCAAAGGTGTCGAGGTGGAGCTGGAAAAGGTCGAGGAGATCGGCGCGATCATGGGCTACGGCGTCATGTCGACCCCAGGCGTGGTGATCGACGGCAAGGTGGTGCATGCCGGCGGTGTGCCGGATCGCAAGACCGTCGAGGGCTGGCTGGGTTGA